CGAGGCGCTCCAGACGGCGCTGCAGGGTCCGGTGAAAGGGCGTCGCGGGGTCGAAGAAGGGGCCGAGGGTCCAGGAGTCGCGCAGATCCGCGACCCATTTCAGCCCCAGCTCCCGCTTGAGCGCCAGGCCCACCAGGTGGCCGCTCACCGGGGGAGAGGTGGTCCAGACGGTGGAGTAGCGCCCCTGCCGGGCCAGCTTGAGCGCCAGGGACCGGGCGGCGCGCGACCAACCCGCCTGCTGATCGGTCAGGTTACCCAGGCGGGCCCGGCCCGTGCGCAGCTTTCCCCGCCAACCGACCCCGACGGCTCTCTTCGAAGTGGGCGATGAACCGGTCCCGCCGCCGACGCCCAACAGCCGGGCCGCGCTGGGGTAGCGCCGGGCGGGCGCCCGATGGACCGGGCAGTCCACCTCCCCCAGGGCCCCCTCGTCCCGCAGGTGGTACCGGGGGTCGTCCGCGGTGAGCACCTCGGGCTCCCACCCCGCGGCGGGGAGGTACTTCGCCAGTTTCAGGGCGCGCAGCATCCCCCCGCCCCCCAGCGGCGGGAAGAAGTAGCTGACCAGCAGTACCCGGTGTTCAGCGAGCACGGTCGCCGTCCCAGCGGTCGAGGATTTTTGCGAGCTGCTCCGCGCGGGCCGGAGCGGCGAAGAAGCGCCGGGCCGCCTCGGGAACGGGACGGCTCAACGGACCCGTCCCCTCCAGGGCGCCCTT
This genomic window from bacterium contains:
- a CDS encoding glycosyl transferase family 1 codes for the protein MLAEHRVLLVSYFFPPLGGGGMLRALKLAKYLPAAGWEPEVLTADDPRYHLRDEGALGEVDCPVHRAPARRYPSAARLLGVGGGTGSSPTSKRAVGVGWRGKLRTGRARLGNLTDQQAGWSRAARSLALKLARQGRYSTVWTTSPPVSGHLVGLALKRELGLKWVADLRDSWTLGPFFDPATPFHRTLQRRLERL